The segment GCTATCTTCCATGCTTCCATAGACGAGGAACAAATCCTTAGTTCTTTGTCTGTACTTTAGAATGTTCCTCACAACTCTCCAATGACTCTCCCCTGGATTTTTTTGGAGCTTGCTTACCATTCTCATAACATAAGCAAGATCAGGTATTGTATAATTCATGGCATACATGATGGATCCAATTGCAGAAGCATATGGGATATCTTTCATCTTGTCTAGCTCAACCTTTATGCTAGGACATTGAGACGA is part of the Lactuca sativa cultivar Salinas chromosome 7, Lsat_Salinas_v11, whole genome shotgun sequence genome and harbors:
- the LOC122195192 gene encoding secreted RxLR effector protein 161-like; protein product: MENSKRGFVPMTHGTVLSSSQCPSIKVELDKMKDIPYASAIGSIMYAMNYTIPDLAYVMRMVSKLQKNPGESHWRVVRNILKYRQRTKDLFLVYGSMEDSLSVKCYTNASFTTDRDDCKSQSGYVFIINGGAVPWKSSKQSVVA